One region of Pan paniscus chromosome 5, NHGRI_mPanPan1-v2.0_pri, whole genome shotgun sequence genomic DNA includes:
- the RPS18 gene encoding small ribosomal subunit protein uS13, with protein MSLVIPEKFQHILRVLNTNIDGRRKIAFAITAIKGVGRRYAHVVLRKADIDLTKRAGELTEDEVERVITIMQNPRQYKIPDWFLNRQKDVKDGKYSQVLANGLDNKLREDLERLKKIRAHRGLRHFWGLRVRGQHTKTTGRRGRTVGVSKKK; from the exons ATG TCTCTAGTGATCCCTGAAAAGTTCCAGCATATTTTGCGAGTACTCAACACCAACATCGATGGGCGGCGGAAAATAGCCTTTGCCATCACTGCCATTAAG GGTGTGGGCCGAAGATATGCTCATGTGGTGTTGAGGAAAGCAGACATTGACCTCACCAAGAGGGCGGGAGAACTCACTGAGGATGAG GTGGAACGTGTGATCACCATTATGCAGAATCCACGCCAGTACAAGATCCCAGACTGGTTCTTGAACAGACAGAAGGATGTAAAGGATGGGAAATACAGCCAG GTCCTAGCCAATGGTCTGGACAACAAGCTCCGTGAAGACCTGGAGCGACTGAAGAAGATTCGGGCCCATAGAGGGCTGCGTCACTTCTGGGG CCTTCGTGTCCGAGGCCAGCACACCAAGACCACTGGCCGCCGTGGCCGCACCGTGGGTGTGTCCAAGAAGAAATAA
- the B3GALT4 gene encoding beta-1,3-galactosyltransferase 4 has product MQLRLFRRLLLAALLLVIVWTLFGPSGLGEELLSLSLASLLPAPASPGPPLALPRLLIPNQEACSGPGAPPFLLILVCTAPENLNQRNAIRASWGGLREARGLRVQTLFLLGEPNAQHPVWGSQGSDLASESAAQGDILQAAFQDSYRNLTLKTLSGLNWAEKHCPMARYVLKTDDDVYVNVPELVSELVLRGGRWGQWERSTEPQREAEQEGGQVLHSEEVPLLYLGRVHWRVNPSRTPGGRHRVSEEQWPHTWGPFPPYASGTGYVLSASAVQLILKVASRAPLLPLEDVFVGVSARRGGLAPTQCVKLAGATHYPLDRCCYGKFLLTSHRLDPWKMQEAWKLVGGSDGERTAPFCSWFQGVLGILRCRAIAWLQS; this is encoded by the coding sequence ATGCAGCTCAGGCTCTTCCGGCGCCTCCTTCTCGCCGCTTTGCTGCTGGTGATCGTCTGGACCCTCTTCGGGCCTtcggggctgggggaggagctgCTGAGCCTCTCACTAGcctccctgctcccagcccccGCCTCACCGGGGCCGCCCCTGGCCCTGCCCCGCCTCTTGATCCCCAACCAGGAAGCTTGCAGTGGTCCCGGGGCCCCTCCCTTCCTGCTCATCCTGGTGTGCACGGCTCCGGAGAACCTGAACCAGAGAAACGCCATTCGGGCTTCGTGGGGCGGGCTGCGCGAGGCCCGGGGGCTCAGGGTACAGACGCTATTCTTGCTGGGAGAGCCGAACGCACAGCACCCCGTGTGGGGTTCCCAGGGGAGTGACCTGGCCTCGGAGTCAGCAGCCCAGGGGGATATCTTGCAGGCCGCCTTCCAGGACTCCTACCGCAACCTCACCCTAAAGACCCTCAGCGGGCTGAACTGGGCTGAGAAACACTGCCCCATGGCCCGATACGTCCTCAAGACGGACGATGATGTGTATGTCAACGTCCCTGAACTGGTATCAGAGCTGGTCTTGCGAGGGGGCCGTTGGGGGCAATGGGAGAGAAGCACGGAACCCCAGAGAGAGGCTGAGCAGGAAGGAGGCCAGGTTTTGCACAGCGAGGAAGTGCCTCTTCTGTACCTGGGCCGGGTGCACTGGCGCGTGAACCCCTCTCGGACACCGGGGGGCAGGCACCGCGTATCAGAGGAGCAGTGGCCTCACACCTGGGGCCCCTTTCCACCCTATGCCTCAGGCACGGGGTATGTGCTGTCAGCGTCTGCTGTGCAGCTCATTCTCAAGGTGGCCAGCCGGGCACCCCTTCTCCCATTAGAGGATGTCTTTGTGGGGGTAAGTGCCCGACGAGGAGGCCTCGCCCCAACACAGTGTGTCAAGCTGGCTGGTGCCACCCACTACCCGCTAGACCGGTGCTGCTATGGGAAATTCCTGCTGACGTCCCACAGGCTGGACCCCTGGAAGATGCAGGAAGCCTGGAAGCTGGTGGGTGGCTCTGACGGGGAAAGGACTGCGCCCTTTTGCTCCTGGTTCCAGGGAGTCCTGGGCATCCTGCGGTGTCGAGCAATAGCCTGGCTTCAGAGCTGA
- the WDR46 gene encoding WD repeat-containing protein 46 yields METAPKPGKDVPPKKDKLQTKRKKPRRYWEEETVPTTAGASPGPPRNKKNRELRPQRPKNAHILKKSRISKKPQVPKKPREWKNPESQSGLSGAQDPFPGPAPVPVEVVQKFCRIDKSRKLLHSKAKTRSRLEVAEAEEEETSIKAARSELLLAEEPGFLEGEDGEDTAKICQADIVEAVDIASAAKHFDLNLRQFGPYRLNYSRTGRHLAFGGRRGHVAALDWVTKKLMCEINVMEAVRDIRFLHSEALLAVAQNRWLHIYDNQGIELHCIRRCDRVTRLEFLPFHFLLATASETGFLTYLDVSVGKIVAALNARAGRLDVMSQNPYNAVIHLGHSNGTVSLWSPAMKEPLAKILCHRGGVRAVAVDSTGTYMATSGLDHQLKIFDLRGTYQPLSTRTLPHGAGHLAFSQRGLLVAGMGDVVNIWAGQGKASPPSLEQPYLTHRLSGPVHGLQFCPFEDVLGVGHTGGITSMLVPGASEPNFDGLESNPYRSRKQRQEWEVKALLEKVPAELICLDPRALAEVDVISLEQGKKEQIERLGYDPQAKAPFQPKPKQKGRSSTASLVKRKRKVMDEEHRDKVRQSLQQQHHKEAKAKPTGARPSALDRFVR; encoded by the exons ATGGAGACAGCCCCCAAGCCGGGCAAGGATGTCCCGCccaagaaagacaaacttcagacCAAGAGAAAG AAACCGCGGCGATACTGGGAGGAAGAGACCGTTCCGACCACAGCCGGagcctctccagggcctcctcgtAACAAGAAGAATCGGGAGCTCCGTCCTCAGAGACCAAAAAATGCTCACATCTTAAAGAAGTCTCGGATCTCTAAGAAGCCTCAGGTCCCGAAGAAACCCCGAGAATGGAAGAACCCGGAGTCCCAGAGCGGCTTGTCCGGG GCCCAAGATCCAttcccaggccccgcccccgtcCCTGTGGAAGTGGTCCAGAAGTTCTGTCGCATTGACAAATCCCGAAAG CTACTACATTCTAAAGCCAAAACTCGAAGCCGACTTGAGGTGGCTGAAGCTGAGGAAGAGGAAACAAGTATCAAAGCTGCTCGTTCTGAGCTGCTCCTTGCTGAAGAACCTGG GTTTCTGGAAGGGGAGGATGGGGAAGACACAGCAAAGATATGCCAGGCTGACATTGTGGAGGCTGTGGACATTGCAAGTGCAGCCAAG cactttgacttGAATCTGCGGCAGTTTGGACCCTACAGACTAAACTACTCTCGAACTGGAAG ACACCTGGCTTTTGGAGGGCGCCGAGGTCATGTGGCTGCCCTTGATTGGGTAACAAAGAAGCTTATGTGCGAGATCAACGTCATGGAGGCGGTGCGGGACATCCG GTTTCTCCATTCTGAGGCACTGCTTGCTGTTGCTCAGAACCGCTGGCTCCACATCTATGACAATCAGGGCATTGAGCTCCACTGTATCCGCCGCTGTGACCGAGTAACACGGCTTGAGTTCCTGCCCTTCCACTTCCTCCTGGCTACAGCT tCAGAAACAGGGTTTCTAACCTACCTGGATGTGTCAGTGGGGAAGATTGTGGCAGCTCTGAATGCTCGAGCTGGGCGGCTCGATGTTATGAGTCAGAACCCTTACAATGCCGTCATCCATCTCGGACACAGCAATG GTACTGTGTCTTTATGGAGTCCAGCTATGAAGGAGCCACTGGCAAAGATTCTCTGTCATCGTGGTGGGGTCCGGGCTGTGGCAGTAGATTCTACAGGCAC GTACATGGCCACCTCTGGCCTAGACCACCAGCTGAAGATCTTTGACTTGCGAGGGACGTACCAGCCTCTGAGCACTCGGACCCTGCCCCATGGAGCAGGGCACCTGGCCTTCTCCCAGAGGGGACTGCTGGTGGCGGGAATGGGTGACGTTGTCAACatctgggcagggcagggcaaggccAGCCCACCCTCCCTTGAACAGCCCTACCTCACCCACCGGCTCTCAGGCCCTGTGCATGGCCTTCAGTTCTGCCCCTTTGAAGATGTGCTGGGGGTGGGGCACACTGGGGGCATCACCAGCATGCTGGTCCCTG ggGCCAGTGAGCCCAACTTCGATGGCCTGGAGAGTAATCCATACAGAAGCCGGAAGCAGCGCCAGGAGTGGGAGGTGAAGGCCCTGCTAGAGAAG GTACCTGCAGAGCTTATTTGTCTGGACCCACGAGCCCTGGCCGAGGTGGATGTCATCTCCCTGGAGCAGGGAAAGAAGGAGCAGATAGAGAGGCTG GGCTATGACCCGCAGGCTAAGGCTCCCTTCCAGCCAAAGCCAAAGCAGAAGGGCCGCAGCTCCACGGCAAGCCTggtgaagaggaagaggaaggtcaTGGATGAGGAACACAGG GACAAGGTCCGGCAGAGCCTTCAGCAGCAGCATCATAAGGAGGCGAAGGCCAAGCCCACGGGGGCCCGGCCATCTGCCCTGGACAGATTTGTGCGCTGA
- the PFDN6 gene encoding prefoldin subunit 6, whose product MTELIQKKLQGEVEKYQQLQKDLSKSMSGRQKLEAQLTENNIVKEELALLDGSNVVFKLLGPVLVKQELGEARATVGKRLDYITAEIKRYESQLRDLERQSEQQRETLAQLQQEFQRAQAAKAGAPGKA is encoded by the exons ATGACGGAGCTGATCCAGAAGAAGCTACAGGGAGAAGTGGAGAAATATCAACAGCTACAGAAGG ACTTAAGTAAATCCATGTCGGGGAGGCAGAAACTTGAAGCACAACTAACAGAAAATAATATCGTGAAAGAG GAACTGGCCCTGCTGGATGGGTCCAACGTGGTCTTTAAACTTCTGGGTCCGGTGCTAGTCAAACAGGAGCTGGGGGAGGCTCGGGCCACAGTAGGGAAGAGGCTGGACTATATCACAGCTGAAAT TAAGCGATACGAATCCCAGCTCCGGGATCTTGAGCGGCAGTcagagcaacagagggagacccttgCTCAGCTGCAGCAGGAGTTCCAGCGGGCCCAGGCAGCAAAGGCAGGGGCTCCTGGCAAGGCCTGA